A stretch of Allostreptomyces psammosilenae DNA encodes these proteins:
- a CDS encoding succinic semialdehyde dehydrogenase, producing MANTERRVTGRRGAAEGDGYGGGAAEWAGAAHGNPVVPPGPRSPRDVVTPPVVRRLVSAVAASGDAPPITVVAPATGGVLARLPRSTEADVERAADAARAAQRAWARLPVRARCGVLLRFHDLVLRHREELLDLVQAETGKARHHAHEEVLAVAMAARHYAVTAPRRLRDRVRPGALPGLTAVREVRHPKGLVGLVSPWNYPLELAVSDALPAFAAGNAVLAKPDSQTALTALRGRELLVRAGLPADLWQVVLGDGPEVGPMVVDRADYVGFTGSTATGREVARRAAGRLVGAGLELGGKNAMLVLADADPDRAARGAVVACFGSAGQLCVSVERIYVHSSLREAFLERFAARVRAMRLGVGIGYGADMGTLTSARQLATVVRHVADAVAGGAEVVAGGRARPDVAPFAHEPTVLVGVRPQMAVHAEETFGPVVSVYSFDDEEEAVREANATPYGLNASVWTADPRRGAALARRLRAGTVNVNDGYAAAYGSVAAPMGGMGQSGLGRRHGAEGLLRYTETQTVAVQRVVPLSGPPGVPERVWDAALARGLRVLKALRLP from the coding sequence ATGGCGAACACCGAGCGGCGGGTGACCGGGCGGCGGGGCGCCGCCGAGGGCGACGGGTACGGGGGCGGGGCGGCGGAGTGGGCGGGCGCGGCGCACGGCAATCCGGTGGTGCCGCCGGGCCCGCGCTCCCCGCGGGACGTGGTGACGCCCCCGGTGGTACGGCGGCTGGTCTCGGCCGTCGCCGCCTCCGGGGACGCGCCGCCGATCACCGTGGTGGCGCCGGCGACCGGCGGGGTGCTGGCCCGGCTGCCGCGCAGCACGGAGGCGGACGTGGAGCGCGCGGCGGACGCCGCCCGCGCGGCGCAGCGGGCGTGGGCGCGGCTCCCGGTGCGGGCGCGCTGCGGGGTGCTGCTGCGCTTCCACGACCTGGTGCTGCGGCACCGGGAGGAGCTGCTGGACCTGGTGCAGGCGGAGACCGGCAAGGCGCGGCACCACGCGCACGAGGAGGTGCTGGCGGTCGCCATGGCGGCCCGGCACTACGCGGTGACGGCGCCGCGGCGGCTGCGTGACCGGGTGCGTCCGGGGGCGCTGCCGGGGCTGACCGCGGTGCGGGAGGTGCGGCACCCCAAGGGGCTGGTGGGTCTGGTCTCGCCGTGGAACTACCCGCTGGAGCTGGCCGTCTCGGACGCCCTGCCGGCGTTCGCGGCGGGCAACGCGGTGCTGGCGAAGCCGGACAGCCAGACCGCGCTGACCGCGCTGCGCGGCCGGGAGTTGCTGGTGCGGGCGGGGCTGCCGGCGGACCTGTGGCAGGTGGTGCTGGGGGACGGCCCCGAGGTGGGGCCGATGGTGGTGGACCGGGCGGACTACGTGGGGTTCACCGGGTCGACGGCGACCGGCCGGGAGGTGGCCCGGCGGGCGGCGGGCCGGCTGGTCGGCGCCGGGCTGGAGCTGGGCGGGAAGAACGCGATGCTGGTGCTGGCGGACGCCGACCCGGACCGGGCGGCCCGCGGGGCGGTGGTGGCCTGCTTCGGCTCGGCGGGGCAGCTGTGCGTCTCGGTGGAGCGCATCTACGTGCACTCCTCGCTGCGGGAGGCGTTCCTGGAGCGGTTCGCGGCGCGGGTGCGGGCGATGCGCCTGGGGGTGGGGATCGGCTACGGCGCCGACATGGGCACGCTGACCTCGGCCCGGCAGTTGGCGACGGTGGTGCGGCACGTGGCGGACGCGGTGGCCGGCGGCGCCGAGGTGGTGGCGGGCGGCCGGGCCCGGCCGGACGTGGCGCCGTTCGCGCACGAGCCCACGGTGCTGGTGGGGGTGCGGCCCCAGATGGCGGTGCACGCGGAGGAGACCTTCGGCCCGGTGGTCTCGGTGTACTCCTTCGACGACGAGGAGGAGGCCGTGCGGGAGGCGAACGCGACCCCGTACGGGCTGAACGCCAGCGTGTGGACGGCGGATCCGCGCCGCGGGGCGGCCCTGGCCCGGCGGCTGCGGGCCGGCACGGTGAACGTGAACGACGGCTACGCGGCGGCGTACGGCAGCGTGGCCGCGCCGATGGGCGGGATGGGCCAGTCGGGGCTCGGCCGCCGGCACGGCGCGGAGGGGCTGCTGCGCTACACCGAGACCCAGACCGTGGCGGTGCAGCGGGTGGTGCCGCTGTCGGGCCCGCCCGGGGTGCCGGAGCGGGTGTGGGACGCGGCGCTGGCGCGCGGGCTGCGGGTGCTGAAGGCGCTCCGGCTGCCGTAG
- a CDS encoding chorismate mutase, which produces MSSGGIAGAAAPATGPGSDSTAATAATVVAPAAEVTPAAGAPDAGTARPADAADVADPADVAEVIGAARGRIDDLDRRIIALVRERMEASAEVQRARMASGGRRVELSREMEIISRYREGLGKPGTTVAMTLLELCRGKV; this is translated from the coding sequence ATGAGCAGCGGCGGCATCGCGGGGGCGGCGGCCCCGGCCACGGGCCCGGGTTCGGATTCGACGGCGGCCACGGCGGCCACGGTGGTCGCGCCGGCGGCGGAGGTCACGCCGGCCGCGGGGGCCCCGGACGCCGGCACGGCGCGCCCGGCGGACGCGGCGGACGTGGCGGACCCGGCGGACGTGGCGGAGGTGATCGGCGCGGCCCGGGGCCGGATCGACGACCTGGACCGGCGGATCATCGCGCTGGTGCGGGAGCGGATGGAGGCGTCGGCGGAGGTGCAGCGGGCCCGGATGGCCTCCGGGGGGCGGCGGGTGGAGCTGTCCCGGGAGATGGAGATCATCTCGCGGTACCGGGAGGGCCTGGGCAAGCCGGGCACGACGGTGGCGATGACGTTGCTGGAGTTGTGCCGGGGAAAGGTGTGA
- the guaA gene encoding glutamine-hydrolyzing GMP synthase, with protein MAPANPAGAASPTAPDTTDTVLVVDFGAQYAQLIARRVREARVYSEIVPHTMPVAEMLAKRPKAIILSGGPASVYADGAPDVGRELFDAGVPVLGICYGFQAMARALGGTVAHTGSREYGGTDLTVTRPGSTLFEGTPAAQSVWMSHGDSVTEAPDGFTVTASSAGAPVAAFEDDARALYGVQYHPEVMHSAHGQQLLEHFLYRGAGLTPSWTTENVVEDAIAAIRAQVGDKRVICGLSGGVDSAVAAALVQRAVGDQLTCVFVDHGLLRKGEAEQVEKDYVAATGVRLKVVDAADRFLQALAGQTDPETKRKIIGREFIRVFEQAAAEIVAEAGSHGETVEFLVQGTLYPDVVESGGGTGTANIKSHHNVGGLPEDLTFQLVEPLRRLFKDEVRKVGEELGLPAEIVWRQPFPGPGLGIRIIGEVTRERLELLREADAIARAELSAAGLDRDIWQCPVVLLADVRSVGVQGDGRTYGHPIVLRPVSSEDAMTADWTRLPYDVLARISTRITNEVADVNRVVLDVTSKPPGTIEWE; from the coding sequence GTGGCACCAGCCAACCCCGCAGGCGCAGCTTCGCCCACCGCGCCGGACACCACCGACACGGTCCTGGTCGTCGACTTCGGCGCCCAGTACGCCCAGCTCATCGCCCGCCGCGTTCGCGAAGCCCGGGTCTACAGCGAGATCGTCCCGCACACCATGCCGGTGGCCGAGATGCTCGCCAAGCGCCCCAAGGCGATCATCCTCTCCGGCGGCCCCGCCTCCGTCTACGCCGACGGCGCCCCCGACGTCGGCCGCGAGCTCTTCGACGCCGGCGTGCCCGTCCTCGGCATCTGCTACGGCTTCCAGGCCATGGCGCGCGCCCTCGGCGGCACCGTCGCCCACACCGGCAGCCGCGAGTACGGCGGCACCGACCTCACCGTCACCAGGCCCGGCTCCACCCTCTTCGAGGGCACCCCGGCCGCCCAGTCCGTCTGGATGTCCCACGGCGACTCCGTCACCGAGGCCCCCGACGGCTTCACCGTCACCGCCTCCAGCGCCGGCGCCCCCGTCGCCGCCTTCGAGGACGACGCCCGAGCCCTCTACGGCGTGCAGTACCACCCCGAGGTCATGCACAGCGCCCACGGGCAGCAGCTGCTGGAGCACTTCCTCTACCGCGGCGCCGGCCTCACCCCCAGCTGGACCACCGAGAACGTCGTCGAGGACGCCATCGCCGCCATCCGCGCCCAGGTCGGGGACAAGCGGGTGATCTGCGGCCTGTCCGGCGGCGTCGACTCCGCGGTGGCCGCCGCCCTCGTCCAGCGCGCCGTCGGCGACCAGCTCACCTGCGTGTTCGTCGACCACGGCCTGCTGCGCAAGGGCGAGGCCGAGCAGGTCGAGAAGGACTACGTCGCCGCCACCGGCGTCCGCCTCAAGGTGGTCGACGCCGCCGACCGCTTCCTCCAGGCGCTCGCCGGCCAGACCGACCCCGAGACCAAGCGCAAGATCATCGGCCGCGAGTTCATCCGCGTCTTCGAACAGGCCGCCGCCGAGATCGTCGCCGAGGCCGGCAGCCACGGCGAGACCGTCGAGTTCCTCGTCCAGGGCACCCTCTACCCGGACGTCGTCGAATCCGGCGGCGGCACCGGCACCGCCAACATCAAGTCCCACCACAACGTCGGCGGCCTCCCCGAAGACCTCACCTTCCAGCTCGTCGAGCCGCTGCGCCGGCTCTTCAAGGACGAGGTCCGCAAGGTCGGCGAGGAACTCGGCCTGCCCGCCGAGATCGTCTGGCGCCAGCCCTTCCCCGGCCCCGGCCTCGGCATCCGCATCATCGGCGAGGTCACCCGGGAACGCCTGGAACTGCTCCGCGAGGCCGACGCCATCGCCCGCGCCGAACTCAGCGCCGCCGGCCTGGACCGCGACATCTGGCAGTGCCCCGTCGTCCTCCTCGCCGACGTGCGCTCCGTCGGGGTCCAGGGCGACGGCCGCACCTACGGCCACCCGATCGTGCTGCGCCCGGTCTCCTCCGAGGACGCCATGACGGCCGACTGGACCCGGCTGCCGTACGACGTGCTGGCCCGGATCTCCACCCGCATCACCAACGAGGTGGCCGACGTCAACCGCGTCGTGCTGGACGTCACCAGCAAGCCCCCGGGCACCATCGAGTGGGAGTGA